CAGCCGGTCGGTGATCTTCGACGCCTTCGCGTCCGACCCCTGCACGCGGTAGCCGAGCGTCATCAGAACCTCGGCGATGCCCGACATGCCGATGCCGCCGATGCCGACGAAATGGATGGGGCCGAGTTCCCCCGGCAGCTTGGTTGCGGCGTTCATGTCTCTTTCCTTGCCAGATGCTCGACGACCTCGACCAGACGCTCGGTGGCATCGGGGCGGCCTCGGGCCAGCGCATTGCGCGCCATCTGCCGCGCAGCCTCGGGCTGCGACAGTACCGCGGCCATGTGCTCCGAGAGCGAGGCGGGGTCAAGCGCGGATTCAGGGATCAGGATCGCGGCCTGTGCATCCACCAGCCCGCGCGCGTTGGCGGACTGGTGGTCGGCGGTGGCCGCGGCATAGGGGATCAGGATCGCCGGGCGGCCGATGATCGAGATGTCGGCCACCGACGAGGCGCCGGAGCGCGAGATGACCAGCTGCGCCTCGGACAGGCGCCGCGGGATGTCGGTAAAGAAGGGCTGCACCTCGGCGAGGATGCCGGCCTCGTCATAGGCCCGCATGACACGGGCAAGGTCCTCCTCGCGCGCCTGATGGGCCACGCGCAGGTTCGCCCGCAGCCAGTCCGGCAGGGCGGCGACGGCGGCGGGCACCACGTCGGATAGGATCCGCGCGCCCTGGCTGCCGCCGATCACCACAAGGCTCATCGGATAGTCGCCGGGCGGGATGTAGGGCGCTGCCGCCCGGTCCAGCACCGCGGCGCGGACCGGATTGCCGGTGTGGTAGCCCTCGACGCCCTCGGGCAGGTCGGTGGGCCATGTCCCGCAGCAGACCGCATCCACGCGCGGCGCGAACAGCCGGTTCACCCGGCCCAGAACACCGTTCTGTTCGTGGATCATCCGCGGCAGGCGCAGCATCACGGCGGCGGACAGCGCAGGGATCGACGGATAGCCGCCGAAGCCCACCACCACTGCGGGACGGTCGCGCAGGAAGCCCGCGACGGCGGCGGCGACGCCCCCGGCGATGCGGGCTGGGACAAGAGCCTTCGCCAGAAGGCCACCGCGCGCGAAGGTGGCCGAGCTGACCTGTTCGATCTGCACCACATGGGGAAAGCC
This portion of the Rhodobacter sp. CZR27 genome encodes:
- a CDS encoding UDP-N-acetylglucosamine--N-acetylmuramyl-(pentapeptide) pyrophosphoryl-undecaprenol N-acetylglucosamine transferase: MAQPLLLIAAGGTGGHMFPAQALAEAMVRRGWRVKLSTDARGARYAGGFPHVVQIEQVSSATFARGGLLAKALVPARIAGGVAAAVAGFLRDRPAVVVGFGGYPSIPALSAAVMLRLPRMIHEQNGVLGRVNRLFAPRVDAVCCGTWPTDLPEGVEGYHTGNPVRAAVLDRAAAPYIPPGDYPMSLVVIGGSQGARILSDVVPAAVAALPDWLRANLRVAHQAREEDLARVMRAYDEAGILAEVQPFFTDIPRRLSEAQLVISRSGASSVADISIIGRPAILIPYAAATADHQSANARGLVDAQAAILIPESALDPASLSEHMAAVLSQPEAARQMARNALARGRPDATERLVEVVEHLARKET